One genomic region from Chthonomonas calidirosea T49 encodes:
- a CDS encoding ankyrin repeat domain-containing protein, with product MPHNRKAQRGVRRKVILWLFAALLFVGSFAGGEPLLARLYQLYNDRSLAVAIERGDNAMLLRLLNAGADPNFPLDYENPKPTPATYLKNALHGPLRAPRVPVTTPLMLAVIHKRPDMVEELLAHGAFVDARDEYRFTPLFMALSLHQHAIVRLLLVHGADPNAQNDLDIPPIAWAIEVGDSDDVPLLLSHGANPNALDMDGRPVLYLATLLKDKKSIQALLHYNAIPSLSFHGWTVLDLVRHRGDRELQQLFAPFLQTEKGAMFQG from the coding sequence ATGCCTCACAATCGTAAAGCGCAAAGAGGCGTACGTCGAAAAGTTATTTTGTGGCTTTTTGCTGCCCTACTTTTTGTAGGGAGCTTTGCAGGTGGCGAGCCTCTTTTGGCACGCCTCTACCAGCTGTATAACGATCGCTCCCTCGCCGTCGCCATCGAACGCGGCGATAATGCCATGCTCCTTCGCCTTCTAAACGCTGGTGCCGACCCCAATTTTCCTCTTGATTATGAGAACCCTAAGCCTACGCCGGCCACCTACTTAAAAAACGCATTGCACGGGCCTTTGCGTGCCCCACGCGTTCCCGTTACGACGCCACTTATGTTGGCTGTTATCCATAAACGCCCCGACATGGTGGAGGAGCTGCTAGCACACGGCGCCTTCGTAGATGCGCGTGACGAATATCGCTTTACCCCACTGTTCATGGCCTTGTCGCTGCATCAACATGCCATCGTACGCCTGTTGCTCGTACATGGGGCCGACCCCAACGCTCAAAACGATCTGGATATTCCCCCTATCGCATGGGCCATTGAGGTAGGAGATAGCGATGACGTTCCCCTTCTGCTGTCTCACGGTGCAAACCCAAACGCGTTGGATATGGATGGTCGTCCAGTGCTATACTTGGCCACTCTCTTGAAGGACAAAAAGTCTATCCAAGCCCTTCTCCATTACAACGCGATCCCAAGTCTCTCATTCCACGGATGGACTGTTCTTGACCTCGTGCGTCATCGAGGGGATCGCGAGTTGCAGCAACTTTTCGCGCCTTTTCTCCAGACAGAGAAGGGAGCGATGTTTCAAGGCTAG
- the hpnE gene encoding hydroxysqualene dehydroxylase HpnE: MHDSGDSHSRAKSVLVIGGGVAGIAASVVLADAGFRVLLLEKRPLLGGRASSFVDPIVGERVDECQHGTMRCCTNLADLLERLGVHQQIDYCDTLEFLEPNGRRSVLRGSPLPAPLHTLPSFLRFRALSLRDKLGISYALLKILGTNPHRPLWEQQSFAAWLTSTHQTPTAIRRFWRPILVSACNEELERISCAHAFFLFQTGFLAHPKAFHFGIPKVPLASLYTEPTLDYLRQRGGCVRTKTTVKSIEVEGQRVKEVVLADGERLCADWYVSAVQCDQLGHLLPRDVIDSDTYWQKVLQIPLVPILGAHFWFDRPIACPKAVAVLDRRIEWIFHRSHNLGKDPQEGSCLSIVISASYPYETMEKEHLKSLLLEDLAACLPDVAKAQLVHWTLVRWPKATLSPAPGIEALRPPQKSPLSNLVVAGEWTQTGWPSTMEGAARSGYLAARIILNQEGLPCSLPVPDLPKTGLARWLLRERTKR, encoded by the coding sequence TTGCACGATAGTGGCGATTCGCACAGTCGGGCAAAATCGGTTTTGGTTATCGGTGGAGGGGTAGCTGGCATCGCGGCCTCCGTTGTTCTGGCCGATGCCGGTTTTCGCGTGCTGCTGCTGGAAAAACGCCCGTTGTTGGGAGGTAGAGCCTCCTCCTTCGTAGACCCCATTGTGGGCGAACGGGTAGATGAGTGCCAGCACGGCACTATGCGATGCTGCACGAATCTGGCCGATCTCCTCGAACGCCTTGGAGTGCATCAACAGATAGACTACTGCGACACACTGGAGTTTCTGGAGCCGAACGGCAGACGCTCCGTTCTACGCGGCAGCCCGCTTCCAGCCCCGCTGCACACGTTGCCCTCCTTCCTTCGGTTTCGTGCGCTCTCTCTACGCGATAAGCTGGGCATTTCTTATGCCCTTCTAAAAATCCTGGGCACGAACCCGCATCGCCCGCTGTGGGAGCAACAGAGCTTTGCCGCATGGCTTACTTCGACTCACCAGACCCCAACCGCTATTCGGCGGTTCTGGCGCCCCATTCTCGTGAGCGCCTGCAATGAGGAGCTAGAGCGCATCTCCTGTGCTCATGCCTTCTTCCTTTTTCAGACAGGGTTTTTGGCACATCCTAAGGCGTTTCATTTTGGCATTCCCAAAGTTCCTCTAGCCTCACTTTATACCGAGCCGACGCTAGACTACCTTCGCCAGCGAGGTGGCTGCGTGCGCACGAAGACCACCGTCAAAAGCATAGAGGTCGAAGGCCAGCGCGTTAAAGAAGTTGTACTAGCCGACGGTGAACGCTTGTGTGCCGACTGGTACGTTTCGGCAGTTCAGTGCGACCAGCTAGGGCATCTGCTTCCTAGGGATGTTATTGACAGCGATACCTACTGGCAGAAGGTGCTACAGATTCCCCTCGTGCCCATCTTAGGAGCGCATTTTTGGTTTGATCGGCCCATCGCCTGCCCGAAAGCCGTTGCCGTGCTCGATCGGCGCATCGAGTGGATTTTTCATCGCTCGCACAATCTCGGCAAAGACCCCCAAGAAGGCTCTTGCCTTAGCATAGTGATCAGCGCCTCCTATCCTTACGAGACGATGGAGAAGGAGCACTTGAAATCGCTGCTGCTAGAAGACCTCGCCGCCTGCCTGCCAGATGTGGCAAAGGCGCAACTTGTGCATTGGACGTTGGTGCGTTGGCCCAAAGCCACCCTCTCACCAGCACCAGGGATAGAGGCTCTGCGCCCCCCCCAAAAAAGCCCCCTTTCCAATCTGGTTGTTGCCGGAGAGTGGACTCAGACCGGTTGGCCCTCCACCATGGAGGGTGCTGCTCGAAGCGGTTATTTAGCAGCACGTATCATTTTAAACCAGGAGGGTTTGCCCTGCTCCCTACCGGTTCCCGACCTGCCCAAAACCGGCTTGGCTAGGTGGCTTCTGCGAGAGAGAACGAAAAGGTGA
- the dnaB gene encoding replicative DNA helicase gives MTLDRIPPNNLEAEQAVLGSMLLERSAVERAAEILRPDDFYRDAHRFIFEAMLALTERNEPVDLVTLTDELRSRQQLDLVGGLLYLQNIMDAPATAANVEHYARLVEEKAVLRRLLDAGTRVQGLAYSDFESIEELVDQAEQIIFEVGQRRMGRYFYELRPLLNAELDRIEKRYENRGAPTGRLTPFDDLNYKTAGLQPSDLIIIAARPGMGKTTLSLQLAQHVALEERLPVAIFSLEMSKEQLVTRLICSESRVDAHRLRTGNLQPEDWQRVGEGISRLAEAPIFIDDTPDISIIEIRAKCRRLKAERGLGLVLIDYLQLMRSHRRTENRNQEISEIARACKSLARELDVPVIALSQLSRAVESRPDKRPLLSDLRESGSIEAEADIVIFIYREAYYKMREEEEEEGPRSYGAERQEEAELIIAKHRSGPTGKVIVGFQPQYTRFVNIDRVHEIEEG, from the coding sequence CGCATCCCTCCGAACAATTTGGAGGCCGAACAGGCTGTTCTCGGATCCATGCTCCTGGAACGTAGTGCGGTGGAGCGGGCCGCCGAGATCCTTCGGCCCGACGATTTCTATCGCGACGCGCATCGCTTTATCTTCGAGGCCATGCTTGCCCTCACCGAACGCAACGAGCCGGTAGATCTCGTCACCCTTACCGATGAACTCCGATCGCGTCAACAGCTCGATCTGGTGGGAGGGCTGCTCTATTTGCAAAACATCATGGACGCTCCAGCAACGGCGGCGAACGTAGAGCACTATGCCCGCCTCGTGGAGGAGAAGGCCGTTTTACGGCGGCTCTTGGATGCTGGAACACGGGTTCAGGGGCTGGCCTATAGCGATTTCGAGAGCATCGAGGAGCTGGTGGATCAGGCAGAGCAGATCATTTTTGAGGTGGGGCAGCGTCGAATGGGGCGCTATTTCTACGAGTTGCGCCCCCTTTTGAATGCCGAACTCGACCGCATTGAGAAGCGCTACGAAAACCGTGGAGCTCCCACCGGCCGCCTAACCCCCTTCGACGATCTAAACTACAAAACGGCAGGTCTACAGCCCTCCGATCTCATCATTATTGCGGCAAGGCCCGGCATGGGCAAAACCACGCTGAGCCTTCAACTGGCTCAGCACGTCGCTTTAGAAGAGCGCCTGCCGGTGGCCATCTTCAGCCTGGAGATGTCGAAAGAGCAGCTTGTGACTCGTCTTATCTGCTCCGAATCGCGTGTGGATGCCCATCGTTTGCGCACAGGCAACCTGCAGCCAGAGGATTGGCAGCGCGTGGGCGAGGGAATCAGTCGGCTAGCGGAGGCACCCATCTTTATTGACGATACGCCCGACATCTCCATTATCGAGATCCGCGCAAAATGCCGGCGGTTAAAGGCCGAAAGAGGCCTTGGCCTGGTGCTGATAGACTATCTACAGCTCATGCGCTCGCATCGCCGCACCGAAAACCGCAACCAGGAGATCTCCGAGATCGCCCGCGCGTGCAAAAGCCTTGCACGCGAGCTTGACGTGCCGGTTATTGCGCTCTCACAGCTCTCGAGAGCGGTGGAGTCGCGCCCTGATAAACGTCCTCTGCTCTCCGACCTGCGCGAGTCCGGTTCTATAGAGGCCGAGGCCGATATCGTGATCTTCATCTATCGTGAAGCCTACTATAAGATGCGCGAGGAGGAAGAGGAGGAGGGCCCGCGCTCGTATGGAGCCGAGCGTCAAGAGGAGGCTGAGCTGATCATCGCGAAACACCGCAGCGGCCCTACCGGTAAAGTGATCGTGGGTTTCCAGCCGCAGTACACTCGCTTTGTGAACATTGACCGGGTGCATGAAATTGAGGAGGGATAG
- the purD gene encoding phosphoribosylamine--glycine ligase, with translation MKVLVVGGGGREHALVWKLAQSPRVEKIYCAPGNAGIAQQAECVPLKPTDLEALANFAAAQKLALTVVGPEAPLIAGIVDLFEARGLPIFGPSKDPARIEGSKAFAKRLMQTSGIPTASFWVCDSPTVARARIADYYAQHGADARIVVKADGLAAGKGVTVATSRQEAEEAVHRLMEEKVFGEAGAHVIIEECLTGEEASIMAITDGSHIVPLLPSQDHKRVYDNDQGPNTGGMGAVCPVPILPPDLTQQAVERILRPAIEAIRALGIPYRGTLYAGVMVTPEGPKCIEFNCRFGDPETQAVLPLLESDLLDLLLGAVECTLDQVEVCWKQGAAVNVVAASAGYPGSYETGKPIYGIEEAEAEGCLVFHAGTRREGDQLVTDGGRVLSVTGLGADIHEAMAQAYRGIARISFEGMHYRRDIGARNLR, from the coding sequence ATGAAAGTCTTAGTGGTGGGGGGTGGGGGACGCGAACATGCCCTTGTTTGGAAACTGGCCCAAAGTCCGCGCGTGGAGAAGATCTACTGCGCCCCAGGCAATGCTGGCATTGCACAACAGGCTGAATGCGTTCCTCTAAAACCCACCGACCTCGAAGCCCTAGCCAACTTTGCGGCCGCTCAGAAGCTGGCGCTGACCGTGGTCGGGCCCGAAGCCCCTCTCATAGCCGGGATCGTTGACCTCTTTGAAGCGCGCGGCTTGCCCATTTTCGGCCCCTCAAAAGACCCCGCTCGCATTGAGGGCAGTAAAGCCTTCGCAAAGCGCCTCATGCAGACCTCCGGCATTCCTACAGCGTCCTTTTGGGTGTGCGATTCGCCCACCGTGGCGCGTGCCCGCATTGCGGATTACTATGCCCAACATGGCGCCGACGCTCGAATCGTGGTGAAGGCCGATGGCCTTGCTGCGGGTAAAGGGGTAACGGTTGCCACCTCGCGTCAGGAGGCCGAGGAGGCCGTCCACCGCCTGATGGAAGAGAAGGTTTTCGGAGAGGCCGGCGCTCATGTGATTATCGAGGAGTGCCTTACTGGGGAAGAGGCCTCCATCATGGCGATTACCGATGGCAGCCATATTGTGCCCCTTCTGCCCTCTCAGGATCATAAGCGGGTCTACGATAACGATCAAGGCCCTAACACCGGCGGCATGGGGGCTGTCTGCCCTGTGCCCATTCTTCCACCCGATCTCACTCAGCAGGCTGTAGAACGCATTTTGCGCCCGGCCATCGAGGCCATTCGCGCGCTTGGCATTCCCTATCGCGGAACGCTCTATGCCGGAGTGATGGTGACACCGGAAGGACCAAAGTGCATCGAGTTTAACTGCCGATTTGGCGACCCTGAAACCCAAGCGGTGCTGCCTCTACTTGAAAGCGATCTGCTAGATCTGCTGCTAGGCGCGGTTGAGTGTACGCTCGACCAAGTGGAAGTATGTTGGAAGCAGGGAGCAGCCGTCAATGTGGTGGCGGCCTCCGCAGGCTATCCGGGCAGCTATGAAACCGGCAAGCCCATTTACGGTATTGAGGAGGCGGAGGCCGAAGGGTGTTTAGTGTTTCATGCGGGAACGCGCAGAGAGGGAGACCAGCTCGTGACGGATGGGGGGCGTGTGCTGAGCGTTACCGGTCTAGGAGCCGATATTCACGAGGCGATGGCGCAGGCCTATCGCGGCATTGCGCGCATCTCTTTTGAGGGCATGCACTACCGGCGCGATATCGGTGCAAGGAACCTGCGTTGA
- a CDS encoding ATP-binding protein, producing MPRFADLVGQEPAINALRKAITQGRFHGTWLMVGSPGVGRGTLARTLAQVVACQTPQRDPLDACGVCVSCRYADAGSHPEILTIRPAGEQIQIWQLWDRNGRPPGALSHTLSFAPVIGRKRVYILEQVERLTEAAANSLLKVLEEPPPYALFILTAPHPSRVLPTIVSRSQVLRLLPLPQTALADYLRQRFALEPAQAYQVAAISEGRIGQGIRLASNPQALREIENVFELIEMIAVAPKGRALRLGEQMRRLAGELKSFFEEEAANSESEEGEPSVQREQAARRQFAALFDLMVIFYRDLFLLSTCGPEAAIVNVHRRSALAHIAQKASPQRWQHAIAAILLARRRLDFNANIPLLTDTLLMQLLAD from the coding sequence ATGCCCCGTTTCGCCGATCTTGTGGGTCAAGAACCAGCTATAAACGCGCTACGCAAGGCAATAACCCAAGGGCGCTTTCATGGTACTTGGCTGATGGTGGGCAGCCCCGGTGTGGGGCGCGGCACTTTGGCGCGCACGTTGGCACAGGTGGTTGCCTGCCAGACTCCTCAAAGAGACCCGCTTGATGCTTGCGGCGTCTGCGTCTCCTGTCGCTATGCCGATGCCGGCTCTCACCCCGAGATCCTTACGATTCGTCCGGCCGGTGAGCAGATTCAGATCTGGCAGCTTTGGGATCGCAATGGACGCCCTCCCGGCGCTTTATCGCATACGCTCTCCTTTGCCCCAGTTATCGGGCGAAAGCGAGTCTACATTTTAGAGCAGGTCGAGCGACTTACGGAGGCCGCTGCCAACAGCCTCCTCAAAGTGCTAGAGGAGCCGCCTCCCTACGCACTCTTTATACTCACCGCACCCCATCCATCACGCGTTTTGCCCACTATCGTTTCGCGTAGTCAGGTGCTGCGGTTGCTTCCCCTCCCGCAAACCGCTCTGGCCGACTACCTCAGACAACGCTTTGCGCTAGAGCCAGCTCAGGCCTACCAAGTTGCGGCGATATCGGAGGGACGCATCGGACAAGGGATACGGCTCGCAAGCAACCCACAAGCGCTTCGGGAAATAGAGAACGTGTTTGAACTGATCGAGATGATCGCTGTGGCACCTAAAGGACGCGCTCTTCGACTCGGCGAACAGATGCGGCGGCTTGCCGGTGAGCTGAAGTCCTTCTTTGAGGAGGAGGCAGCCAACTCGGAATCGGAGGAGGGTGAGCCAAGCGTTCAACGAGAGCAGGCCGCACGGCGCCAGTTTGCCGCTCTTTTCGATTTGATGGTTATCTTCTATCGTGATCTCTTCCTGTTGTCCACATGTGGCCCAGAGGCGGCCATCGTAAATGTTCATCGGCGCTCTGCTCTGGCCCACATCGCCCAGAAAGCCTCCCCACAACGTTGGCAACACGCCATCGCCGCCATTCTTTTAGCCCGTCGGCGACTCGATTTCAACGCCAACATCCCCCTCCTCACCGACACCCTCCTCATGCAGCTGCTTGCAGACTAG
- a CDS encoding CRTAC1 family protein: MGLSEPVKEQPSVTVSRRVAIGMFLALVGGVPLARWLSSRGRDVSVEGASMQLPRALSPQDSLRRYGFYLTECAQQCGIHFVHQAPQFDPKLNNIMPEVASFGASVSIVDFDRDGWADIFVTNSGVGTQCALYRNNHDGTFTDVTEEVGLRDLNAPGTGVCQGAVWGDYDNDGFEDLLVYKWSGPTLLFHNEGGKHFTNVTSGSGLPAKANISNAIWLDYNNDGNIDLLLCGYFPDDIDLFHLTTTKIMTNNFEYGSNGGRLYLLENLGGGRFEDVTEPMGLGGRYWALAAAAADLCGNGYPDIVIAGDYGASLFFYNDRGRRFIPIAKSAIYSFTEGPKSGMNVSFGDILNQGRPCIYISNISEPGELMQGNNLWVPQPGTTGKAIKYDEMGAEMGVAMGGWSFGAQFGDLNNDGYLDLYLTNGFYSGKRDQSYWHDFNKVAGANSAIISDAANWPPFNGRSLSGYEKKCVWLGDGTGHFTEVAQQVGATDLYDGRAVALADLWNNGALDVIVANQRGPLLIYRNTVDPKNRWIEFHLEGTRSNRSAIGAAVTLYWNHQQQLQFVLGGCGFAAENQRRLHFGLGPEPQIEKLMIRWPSGLIQTLPASSLRINAINNIKEP, encoded by the coding sequence ATGGGACTTTCGGAACCGGTGAAAGAACAGCCTTCTGTAACCGTATCGCGGCGAGTGGCCATCGGTATGTTTTTAGCTCTTGTTGGGGGCGTTCCCTTAGCACGTTGGTTAAGCAGTCGGGGGAGAGATGTCTCGGTGGAAGGTGCCTCCATGCAGCTGCCTCGCGCCCTCTCACCCCAAGATTCGCTGCGACGCTACGGTTTTTATCTCACCGAGTGCGCGCAACAGTGCGGCATCCACTTCGTGCATCAGGCTCCGCAGTTCGATCCGAAACTGAACAACATTATGCCTGAAGTGGCCTCCTTCGGAGCTTCCGTCTCCATTGTGGATTTCGACCGGGATGGTTGGGCGGATATTTTTGTAACCAACAGTGGAGTCGGCACTCAGTGTGCCCTCTATCGGAATAACCACGACGGCACCTTTACCGACGTCACCGAGGAGGTCGGCTTACGCGATCTCAACGCGCCTGGAACCGGCGTCTGCCAAGGTGCTGTGTGGGGAGACTACGACAACGATGGCTTTGAAGACCTACTGGTCTATAAGTGGAGCGGCCCTACTCTTCTGTTTCATAACGAAGGGGGCAAGCACTTCACCAACGTAACCTCCGGCAGTGGGCTACCTGCAAAGGCCAACATCTCCAACGCGATTTGGCTCGACTATAACAACGACGGTAACATTGACCTCCTCTTATGCGGCTATTTCCCCGACGATATAGACCTGTTTCACCTCACCACCACGAAGATCATGACCAACAACTTCGAGTACGGCAGCAATGGAGGCCGCCTGTATCTGCTAGAGAACCTTGGCGGGGGGCGTTTTGAGGACGTTACCGAGCCGATGGGTTTAGGAGGGCGCTATTGGGCGCTGGCGGCTGCTGCCGCCGATCTGTGCGGTAACGGTTACCCTGATATCGTGATCGCCGGCGACTATGGGGCCTCCCTGTTCTTCTATAACGACCGCGGGAGACGGTTTATCCCTATTGCCAAAAGCGCCATCTACTCGTTTACTGAAGGCCCAAAGAGCGGTATGAATGTAAGCTTTGGCGATATTCTTAATCAGGGACGACCCTGCATCTATATCAGCAATATCTCGGAGCCAGGTGAGCTGATGCAGGGTAATAACCTGTGGGTGCCGCAACCAGGCACGACAGGGAAGGCGATTAAGTACGACGAGATGGGGGCCGAGATGGGGGTGGCCATGGGTGGCTGGAGCTTTGGTGCGCAGTTTGGAGACCTCAATAACGATGGCTATCTCGATCTCTATCTTACCAACGGCTTCTATTCGGGCAAACGCGACCAAAGCTACTGGCACGATTTCAATAAGGTGGCTGGGGCGAATAGCGCCATTATCTCCGATGCGGCTAATTGGCCCCCGTTTAACGGTCGAAGCCTCTCCGGCTATGAAAAGAAGTGCGTCTGGCTTGGCGATGGTACCGGCCACTTTACCGAGGTGGCTCAGCAAGTTGGGGCCACCGACCTCTATGATGGACGAGCCGTTGCCTTGGCCGACCTGTGGAACAACGGAGCTCTCGACGTGATTGTGGCCAATCAACGAGGCCCTCTGCTGATCTATCGCAACACCGTGGACCCCAAAAATAGGTGGATTGAGTTTCATTTGGAGGGCACGCGAAGCAATCGCAGCGCTATCGGCGCTGCGGTAACCTTGTACTGGAATCATCAGCAACAGCTACAGTTTGTGCTGGGCGGTTGTGGATTTGCAGCGGAAAACCAACGCCGTCTTCATTTTGGCCTTGGCCCGGAGCCTCAAATCGAGAAACTCATGATCCGATGGCCCTCAGGCCTTATTCAAACGCTCCCTGCTTCTTCTCTTCGAATCAATGCAATTAATAACATTAAGGAGCCCTAA